ACCGGCGAGCGCCCCACCCTGACCGATGAAGAGCAGCTCGATCTGTTCACGGCAGTAAGAGAGTCCATCGGCAAGAAAGGAACGATCATCGCCGGCACCGGAGGCAACTGCACCCGCGAGAGCATCGCCATGACCAAGCAGGCGGAGAAGCGCGGGGTGGACGCCGTACTTCTCGTCGTCCCTTACTACAACAAACCGACCCAGGAAGGAATGTACCAGCACTTCAAGGCCATCGCCGGAAGCACCAGCCTTCCGTGTATCCTGTACAATGTGCCCGGACGCACAGGCACAAACCTGGCTCCGGAGACCGCCGTGCGCCTTAGCAAGATCGACAATATCATCGGCCTCAAAGAGGCCAGCGGCAACCTGGAACAGTCGGCCAAAATCATCACGGGAGCCGGCAAGGATTTCCTGGTATGGAGCGGCAACGACGGCGACACCTTCGCCATCATGGCTATGGGCGGCTACGGAGTGGTCAGCGTCGCCTCGCACCTCGTCGGGAAGCAGTTGCAGGAGATGATACAGCAGATAGTCAAGGGGAAGATGAAAGAGGCCGCCGCCACTCAGATGCGGCTGTTGCCACTGATTAACGCGCTGTTCGTGGTATCGAACCCCATACCGATAAAATACGCCCTGAATCACGTAGGCTTTAAGGTCGGCAAGCCGCGACTGCCGCTCACCGAGCCCGATGAGAAATCGGCGAAAGTAATCGAGGATGCGCTGAAGAAATACACCGTCGACCTGAAGATTTAGGAAAAACTACTCGGACGCGAATCACGATCGGCAAAGGCCGGGATTACCAGAACTCTATGCTGCCGGCGCACTCTTGATCCCTGAGGAACGTGGCTATTTCCCTCTTTGTCTGGTCGTCCGCGATCGGCTCCACTTCTGATACGGGCAAACCTTCCGGACTCTTTTTCGATTCCCAGTTGACTATATATCCCGGAACTATAGCATACATTGAGCCGCCCCGGACGCAGCAGCTGTTATCGATCATAAAGGCCCCTGTAACGTAGAGGACTTCCCTGCCTTTATACTGCCACCTTATCTCATGCAACGGAACGTAGTAACCGGATATGGAGTGTATTTCCCTACCCAGATCCTGATGAACGTATTCCCTCGCCATTTCAGTTACCTCGCCGAATCATCCACTCGACTATTGACGCAGGGACGATGCAGCCTTAAAACGGCTCCTTGACGATTATTGTCTGCTCACGCCGCTCTCCTACGGATACGATACTGGCGGGACAATTGAGCAATTCCTCAATCCTCTTCACGTAGCTTCTGGCATTCTCCGGAAGATCCTGCAGTTTTCTGGCCCCGGTGATGTCTACCCCCCAACCGGGAAGCTCCTCGTATACCGGTTCACACCTTGCCAGCGTCGCCACGTTTGAAGGAGGGCTCGTGATAGTTTTTCCGTCGAGCTTATAAGAAGTGCATATCTTTATCGATGGCAGTATGCTCAGTATATCAAGCCGAGTCATCGCAATGGAGGTGAAGCCGTTGATGCGAACGCTGA
This sequence is a window from Dehalococcoidia bacterium. Protein-coding genes within it:
- the dapA gene encoding 4-hydroxy-tetrahydrodipicolinate synthase translates to MAKIGRLITAMVTPFNARGELDYKQAQKLAKALIDSGSDGLVVTGTTGERPTLTDEEQLDLFTAVRESIGKKGTIIAGTGGNCTRESIAMTKQAEKRGVDAVLLVVPYYNKPTQEGMYQHFKAIAGSTSLPCILYNVPGRTGTNLAPETAVRLSKIDNIIGLKEASGNLEQSAKIITGAGKDFLVWSGNDGDTFAIMAMGGYGVVSVASHLVGKQLQEMIQQIVKGKMKEAAATQMRLLPLINALFVVSNPIPIKYALNHVGFKVGKPRLPLTEPDEKSAKVIEDALKKYTVDLKI